From Halorussus lipolyticus:
TGGGCCAGACCGGGTGGTTCGTGGAGTTCGTCAACCTCGCGGTCCCGTGGGGCGAACTCCTCATCGGGATGGCCCTGCTCGTGGGCGTCGTGACCCGCCTCGCGGCGTTCTTCGGCGCGTTCATGATGTTGCTGTTCTACTTCGGCAACTGGGAGGTCCAGCACGGACTGGTCAACGGCGACCTCGCGTACATGCTGGTGTTCCTCGCCGTCGCGGCGTTCGGCGCGGGCCGACTGGTCGGTCTCGACGCCATCATCGAGAAGTACGAGACCGGCGGCGAGAAACTGGTCGAACGCTACCCGAAACTTCGGTACCTCCTCGGATGAGGCGCGGGACCCGCCCGTCCTCGTTCGGCCAGTCGTCGTATCTGAGCAATGTATAGGGGCGGAAAAGAAACGAAATTCTACGTGAGAGAAATAAGTATATTCGTCAGTCGGCGTACAGCGAGTAGAGGATGATGGCGAATCCGACCGCGGTCAGTGCGCTCTCGACGACCAACGCCGAGGTGGCGGCGGTGTCGAGCAGGCGGTCCACGACGCCGGCCAACAGCGACCCGAGCGTGACCGTGCCGAACCCGAGTGCGAGCGCCCTGAGCGCCGGCGCGCCGGTCCGGCGGTAGGCTTTGAACGCGAAGTAGGTGATGAGACCGCCCAGCACGAGCGTTATCGTCTTGAGCGCGACGACGGTTGAGGTGACGTGAACCATCTCAAGTCTCCTTGCGGACCTCGGCCCAGAGGCCCGCGAGTTGTTCTTCGGCAGACTGCGTGGGCCGGGAAATCGACACCTCGAACTGGCGATGGTCGTCCAAGAACACCGTGACCTCCTCGAACGCCAGCGCGTACTCCGAGGTGTGGTGGCCGTCGGTCCGAATGGCGGTCTGTTCGGTCAGAATCGAGGCGTCGGTGAGACGCTCCAGTTTGCGATACGTAGTCGAAGTGGGGATGTCACATTCGGTCGAGATTTCGCTGGCAGTCATGGGTTCGTCGAGTTGGCGGACGATTCGCCGGCAATCGGAATCGTTCAGCGCGTCGAGGACCGACTGGAGTTCCGCAGGGTCCTCGGTTCCGAGCGGGTCGCGGACCATCTACTTGGTGTGGCCGTGTGACCAATATAAGCAATTCGACTTCTAATCCGACTGGAACAGACGGAACAGTCCGCAACGAACCACCCGAAGGTTATGCCTCGGGGCCGAAGGAGGAACCGAACGATTCGGTCATGTCCGAACCACCGACCGTCCTCATCGTAGACGACAATCGAGCACTGGCCGACGGGTTCGCGAGTGTCCTCTCCGAGCGATACGAGACCCTGACCGCCTACACCGCCGAGGAGGCCCGCGAGTCGCTCCACGAGGGAATCGACGCGGTGCTGTTGGACCGCCGCCTCCCCGACGCGCCCGGCGAGGAACTCCTCGGCGAGATACGGGACGCCGAGTTCGACTGCCGGGTCGCAGTCATTTCTGCAACCCCGCCCTCGGGCAGTCTCGACTGCGACACCTACGTCACCAAACCCCTCTCGGGCGTCGAGGCGGTGCGCGAGACCGTGGCGAACCTCCTCGGCGAGAACGCCTCCTGTTGAGCGCGATTCGACGCGAATCCTTTTGGTCCTCCTCGGAGTACGTAGCCCCATGCGATTTGTTATCGTTGGTGCAGGCCGGGTCGGCCTGCGCACCGCCCGCATCTTACACGAGGAGGGCCACGAGGTCACGGTGGTCGAAGACGACGCCGGCAAGGCCGAACACGCCCGTAGCGAGGGGTTCATGGTCATCGAAGGCGACGGCGCGAGCGAGGAGATTCTGACCCAGACCGACCTCGGCGCGACCGACGCCGTCGCCGGGTTGACCGGCGACCTGAACGTCAACTTCGCGGCGTGCATGATAGGCAAGCACTACGACTGTCGGACGGTCCTGCGAATCGACGAGGACTACCGGGCGGACATCTACCACAAGTTCGCCGATGACGTGGACGAAGTGGTCTACCCCGAGCGACTGGGCGCGGCCGGAGCGAAGACGGCCCTACTTGGGGGCAACTTCAACGTCATCGCCGACCTGACCGAGGAGCTACAGTTGACGACCGTAATCGTGCCCGACGAGTCGCCGGTTGTCGGCCAGCAGGTCAGCACGGTCCAACTCCCGGACGACGCCAGAATCTACGCTCACGGGAGAAAACGCGAGCGAATGACGATTCCCCTGCCGAACGCGACGGTAGAAGGCGGCGACCAGTTGGCCGTCATCGCCGACCGGGGTGCCCTCTCGGAGGTCCGGAAGCGATTACAAGGCTAATCGATTCCCCAATCCATAGATTTTTTATCGGGACGCACTCCCGTGGTACACGAACGTCGGGAGCATCGTCTTGTTTCTCGTCATAGCGAAGTTCAGTGGTTTGTGGGGCCAACTAGACCGCTGGTATCGCGTAACAGAACCCCAGAGCCGATTTCGTAGTTGGGTGAGCGCGTGGCGAGACCGGCTGAGTTGTCGGGACGGTATGGAGGAAAGTGCCGAAACCGAGAACCGAGGGGACCAAGCCGAGGAGACGAAAACTGAGGGGGACGAATCAGGGTCCGGAACGCAGAACGACGAGAGCGACCGTGAAAAGCCGAGCTTTGAGGGCCAGACCGTCTTCAAAGGTGACTTCGACGAGGACGACGGCGAGTGAAACAGCTAACGGACGATAGCCAAACTAATCGAATCACGGCAGTACGCTACTGTTTTTGAACAGATTCTGGTTGAGTCGAGAGAGCTAGGAAGGACCTCGACAAACGACGATTTGGTACAAGCTCCCGAAAAATGAACGCGGAGGGCAGTGGGTAGCGCGGGGTCTTGGAAGGCACCCGAGACGAGAACTTTCGTGGGAGGGTTGGTGACACTGTGGCGGGAGGCCAGCCCGCCGCCAGAGCCTCCGGCGTCGTCGGGGTGCCGACCGGGAGACTGCTGCACGCTTCGCGCCCGAGCCGTCGGGCGCATTTCTTTCATGGGCGGATTCGGACTTTGTTATGTGGCGTCTGACCCGCCGGTAGGACGGGCCTCGTCGGAGGAGCGAGTCGGTCAGCCACCACCTGTGCCGGACGTAAGCGGTGGTTACCCTCCTCTAATCGAGATTCGCGGACACAGTTGGGGTTTCGAATCGGCGTCGGGTCCGAAGGGGGAATGGGGAGAGGGTGTGGGGAGGTGTGGTGGTGTGCCGGGCGCGCGGTGTGGGAGGATGGGGGAAGAGAGGCCGTCAATGCGCGCCCAATCGGGGGTGGGGAGGGCATTAACTTAAAACTACGTCAGACGCTCGGCGGGAAATCACGGGCCGAAAACCCCTCCTCGGTCGAATCGAGGAGGCGGTTCCGAGAGACGCGCCGCAACGGGATACCCTCGGGGTTGCCGAGTCGCCTACCTTCAAGGTCGCCCGTATCGACTGCGCAAGCATGAACGGAACAGGCGTGCCGCTACTCACGCCCTTCGACGAGGACGGCGGCCTCGACGCCGAGGGCCTTCGAGAGATGGTCGAGTGGGTCGAGGAGGGCGGCGTGGACTTCATCGTCCCGTGCGGGTCGAACAGCGAGGCCGAACTGATGAGCGTCGAGGAGCGCGCTCGCGTGGTCGAAATCGTCGCTGAGACGGCCGAGGTCCCGGTCGTCGCGGGCACCGGCCACCCCGGACTCAGCGAGACGCTCCGCCAGACCGAACTCGCAGAGGAGGCGGGGGCTGACGGCGCGCTGGTCGTGACCCCGTTCTACTACGGCCACGACGACGAGGCGCTGGAGGACTACTTCCGCGAAGTCGCCGACGAGAGCGACCTGCCGGTCTACCTCTACAGCGTCCCGGCCTACACCGACGTGAAACTGAACCCCGAGGTCGTCGGCAGACTCGCAGAACACGACAACATCGCGGGGATGAAAGACTCCAGCGGCGACATCGAGACCTTCCAGCGCGAGCGCAGACTGACCGCCGAGGAGGACTTCGACCTACTGGTCGGGAGCGGGAGCGTCTACGCTCACGCACTTGCTTCGGGCGGCGACGGCGGCATCCTCGGGTTGGCGAACGTCGCGCCGGGCCGCGCCAGCGAGATTTTCGACCTGCACCGGATGGGCAAGGACGGCGAGGCCCGCCAACTCAACGCCGAACTGGTCGAACTCAACCGCGCGGTCACGTCGAAGTACGGCGTGCCGGGCGCGAAGGCCGCGATGCGCTATCGGGGCGTCTCGGCGGGATACGCCCGGAAACCGCACCGCGAGGTCGGCGACGAGGTTCGAGAGGAAATCGAAGCGTTGGTTGGACAGATGAAGCCGTAGAAAAGAAATAAATATTTTACCTTAGCAATTGTTTTCCTATATTATCCACAAGTAGAGGATTCTTTGAAGCGCACGGAATCGGCGAGAAGGAACCCCGTCGTTTCGTCCTACGTCTCCCGAGGACTCGCCCGCGTCGCCGTCGCCTTGAACGAGGCCACCACGTCGCTGTCCTCGCGCAGGTCCAGTTTCTCGACGCTCGACATCGTGACCAGCGCCCCGAGGAGCGCGTCGGCGTCCACGTCCACCAGCACCCGAGCGACCTGCTCGCCCGAATCGATGGCAGAGATGGTGCCCGCGAACCGGTTTCGGGCGCTGGTGGCCTCCTCGGCCGGGGCATCGGCGGGCGCGTGGAGCGTCACGGCGTCGGCCCGGACCGCGACCTGCACCGCGTCGGTGTCGGCCTCCGGGGCCAGCGCCCGGACCTGCCCGGCAGATGTCTCGACGGTGGCGAGTTCCCCCTCCCGCGAGACGACCCTGCCCGAGAGGACCGATTCCTCGACCTCTGCGGTGCCGGTGAACTCGGTCCGGAGGCGCTCGAACCGGGCCAGCACGTCGCGGGCCTCGTCGGTGAGTTCCGACCCGCCGCCGCCAGAACCACCGCGCTGGCGGGCCACGAGCGGTCCCAGCGCGTCTTCGAGCGCCGTGAGTCGCTGGTGAGCGCGGGAGTACGACCGGCCGAGCGCCTCTGCGGCCCGATTGAGCGACCCCTCCCTATCGACCGCCCGGAGGAGGTCGGCGTCGTCGGCGTCGAACTCCACCCCGTCGGCCCGGAGGTGGGCCTCGAATCCGGCGTCCATACCCCGGCAGACGGGACAGGTGAGCAAAACCGTTATGTCTCGGCCGATTGAACGGACGGTTATGTCTGAGAGGGAACAACGCTCGCGGAGAGGGATTTTGAAGGCGACTGGCGCGCTCGGAGTCGCCGGACTCACCGGTCTCGCTGGCTGTACCGGTGGTAACACGACCGACCAATCGACGACGACCGAAAGCGACGAGACCACGACAGCGAGCGGGACGACGGAGCAGGCCGAAGACGCGACCGGGACGCCGACAGCCGACTCGGCGACTATCTTCCACGCGGGAAGCCTCGCGCCGCCGTTCAGCGCGGCCGAACCCGAGTTCGAGGAGAAGTACGGCGTCGACGTGAGCCGAGAGGCCAAGGGGTCGGTCGGTTCGACCAAGAAAATCACGGTGCAGGGCCGGAGCGCCGACGTGCTGGGAGTCTCTGACTTCCGGCTTATCCGGGACATGATAGTGCCCGACTACGGCAGTTGGTACGCCGTCTTCGCCACCAACGCGATGTCGCTCCAGTACCGCGAGGACTCGCCCGGTGCCGACGAAATCGGCCCCGACAACTGGTGGGAGATTCTGAGCCGAGACGACGTGACCATCGGCCACAGCGACCCCGCGGTGGACCCCGGCGGCTACCGGGCCGTGATGGCGATGCAGTTGGGCAAGGAGACGTTCGAGGGCGAACGCCTCTACGACGAGCAGACCTTCCAGAAGATTCGGGACAACATGACCATCCCGACCGGCACCGAGACCAAACTCGAAGGCCAACTCAAGTCGGGTAAACTCGACTACGCGCTCTACTATCGGTCTATCTCCTCGCAGTCGGGACTCCCCTACGTGGACCTCCAACCCCACGTAGACCTCTCGAAACTCGACCAGACGCACGCCGAACACTACGCCAAGGCGAAAGTCGAGGCCGGCGGCACCGAGTACGTCGGCGCTCCCATCGCCTACGGCATGACGGTCCCGAGCGTGGCCGAGGCCCCCGAACTCGGTGCCCGGTGGGTCGAGTACATGATTACCGAACCCGGCCAGCAGATTCTGCAAGACAAGGGCCTCATCCCCAAGAAGCCCGCCGTGGTGACGAAGGACGGCGACGTGCCCGAGCGAGTCGCCAAGCACGCAGAGGCAAAGACTTCAGTTGGTCCGCTCGAACTCTGACATCGTGAGTACCGACACCGAGACCAGCAGAGAAAGCGAGCCGACGTCCCCCAAGCGAGCGACCGGTTCGCCCGGCGAGCGTCTCGACGGCCGAATCGGCATCGGAACCGCGGTCCTCGCCGTGGTCTCGGTTCAACTCGTCGCGTTCGCCGTGGCGTTCGCGGTCGGCTACCCCGGAGCCTACGCCGGGTTCGCGGTCGTCTCTGCTGGAGCGATTGCCGCGTGGCGGAATCGAGGAGCCTTCGGGATTCTCTCGGCCGCGCTCGGCACGGTCCTGCTGGTCGCGCTCGGCCTGCCCCTGTTGATGCTGGTCGCCCGCCAGCGCCTCGGCATGGTGGTCGAGATGGCCGCCGACCCCGCGGTCCAGCAGGCGCTCTACCTGTCGGTGTACGCGCCGCTCCTCGCGGCCCTCGCCAGCGTGGCGCTCGGGGTCCCGCTGGCGCTGGTCCTCGCTCGGGGCTTCCCCGGTCAGGAACTGGTCGAGAGCCTCGTTGACCTGCCCCTCGTGGTGCCACACAGCGTCGCCGGCCTCGCAATCCTGTTCGGGTTCGGCAAGGGCGGCGCGTTCGGCGGCGTGCAGTTCACCATCCCGGTCATCGACTTCACGTTCAAGTTCACGGTCCTCCAGACCATGCTCGGGATGGTGCTGGCGATGACGTTCGTCTCGGCCCCCTTCGCGGTCAACTCTGCACGCGAGGCCTTCGAGTCGGTCCCGACCCGCGTGGAGTGGGCGGCCCGGACCCTCGGCGCGAACCGGTGGGAGACGTTCAAGCGAGTGACCGGCCCCCTCGCGTGGCGCGGCGTCCTGACCGGAGGAGTACTGGCGTGGGCGAGAGCGGTCTCGGAGTTCGGCGCGGTCGCCATCGTGGCCTACAGCGTCGAGTTCTTCTACCTGCCCGAGGGCGAGAGCCTGTCGGCCCAACACGCCCCGGTATTCATCTACAACACCTACCTCTCGGCGGGTCTCGAGGAGTCCGGCGCGGTCGCCACCCTCCTGCTGGCGCTCTCGGCAGTCATCTTCCTGCTGGTTCGGACCGCGGCGTACGACGACGGAGGGTGGCCATGAATAGGCCACCTAAACGGAGGGTGGCCATGAATAGGCCACCTAAACGGGGGTGGCCATGACCCTCGACGTGAACGTCTCCGCGACGTTCACCGCCGAGGGCGCAGACCGGTTCGAGGTCACGGCCGACCTCTCGGTCGCCGACGGCGAAACGCTGGTCGTCCTCGGACCCAGCGGGTCGGGCAAGAGCCTCCTGCTCGAAACCGTCGCGGGGTTCCACGACCACGAGGGCCGAGTGGCGCTGTCGGGCCGGGACCTGACCGACGAACCGCCCGAGGACCGCGGCCTCGGGTTCGTCTTCCAAGATTACGCGCTGTTCCCCCACAAGACGGTCCGGGAGAACGTCGCCTTCGGCGGGAAGTACCACGACATCCGCAATCCCGACGACCTGTTGGCGGAGTTCGGCGTCGCGGACCTCGCAACTCGCTACCCGCCGACGCTCTCGGGAGGAGAGTCCCAGCGCGTGGCATTGGCCCGCGCACTGGCGGTCCGGCCCGACGCCTTCCTGCTGGACGAACCGCTCTCGGCGCTCGACGTGCCGACCCGCCAGACGCTCCGGGAGGTCCTCGCGGACGTGCTGGCCGACGAGACGGCGATGTACGTCACCCACAACCGGACCACGGCGCGGGCCATCGCCGACCGCGTGGCGGTGATTCGAGACGGGAAACTGGTCCAAGTCGGCACGCCAGAGGAGCTATTCGAACGGCCCGATTCACCCTTCGTTGCCCGGTTCACCGGCGCGAACTGCCTCGAACTCGCCGACAGCGCGCTGGCGACCCCGGAGGGGCGACTCGCCTTCGACGCCGAGGACGCCACCCACCTCGCCGTCAGGCCCGAACACGTCGAACTGGACCCCGAGACGCCCGACTTCTCGGCGTCGGTCGAGCGCGTGCTTCGGGAGGACGGCCGGTGTCTCCTCGCACTCGACGTTGCGGGCCAGCGACTCGACGCCTACGCGCCGTCGCCGCCGGAGGGCAGTCAGTCCGGCGAGAGCGTCGAGATTCCGGTCGCGCTCCCTCGGAATCGCGTGACACTGCTTTCGGATACCTAATCGTTTCTTTCAGAATCAAATAGACACTCATAAGACAGAGATATATTTTCGGGACGACCGGTTCGTCTGCCGGTAGCCGCCTTCGAGTGGGATAGTTGTGCCAGCTACCTACCGAGAAAATTACTTACGGCAGGCTCGGGAATGACTGGCCATGGCACGCGAACAGCGAACTGCGGCGGGGACCACCAATCGAGCGAGGAGACCGCCGGAGGTGACGCGATGAGTCTGGTCGGCGGCACCCTCGGCAAAATCGGCGCGGTCCTGCTGGCCGGGTTCGTCGTCTCGGCCGCGGGGGTCGGCGCGGCGGTTTCGACCGGCGTGGTCAGCCTCCAACCGCCCGCGGTCGAATCGGTCGAGAACGACTGGGGCGAGGTGACGAACGACCGGACCGAGATTCAGACCCAAATCGTGGTTGACAACCCCAACAAAGTGGGCGTTCCGGGGGCCGCCAGCGTCACCTACGACGTGACGATGAACGACGTGACGATGGCGGAAGGGTCGAGCGGCGGCCTCTCGCTGTCGCCCGGCCGGAACGAGATTTCGCTTCGGACCGACATCGACAACGACGAGATTCCGGCGTGGTGGGCCACCCACATCAACAACGGCGAGGAGACCACCCTCTCGGTCGAACCCTCGGCGAAAGTGGCGTTCGTCTCGCAGGGCCTGCCCTCGTACGACCGCACCTTCGAGACCGACATGCTCTCGGCGTTCGACAGCGAATCCGGCCAGTCGGTGCAGGCCGGGAACCAGACCCTGCTGACCGTCGAGCGAACCGAGGCCTCGTGGGGCACGGCGACGGAGAGCGAGACACCCCTGCGGTTCGCCGGGACGGTCCGCAACCCCAACACCGCGCCCCTCACGTTCGCCAAAATCGGCTACGAGGTCTCGATGAACGACGTGACGGTCGCCGAGGGAACGACGAACGGGAGCGTCGAGATTCCGGCGAACGCGACCGGCACCATCGAAATCAACTCGACGCTGGACAACCGGAAACTGGACGAGTGGTGGGTCAGCCACCTGAACCGGGGCGAGCAGACCGACCTGAACGTGTCGGTGTTCGCCGTGGTCGAGCGAGACGGCCAGAATCGGCGGATTCCCCTGTCCTTCCTGAGCAAGCGCGTCGCGTTCGAGACCGACATCCTCGGCGGTGGACAGGCGACGACTCGGGCGGTCGGCAGTCCGGGCAAGGGGAAGGGCCTCGGGGTCACGCCGCCGCGAGTCGTCTCCATCGACCGCGACTGGACCGCGACCGACTCGGGCACCGAGTTCTCGACGACGGTCGTCGTGGACAATCCCAACTCGGCGGACTCGCGCCTCGGAAACGTCTCGCTCGACGGGACCTACCGGGTGGCGCTCAACGGCGTGGCGCTGATTCAGGATAGCCAGCAGACGACGCTCACGCCCGGTCGAAACGAGTTGACGGTCTCGCGGGGCGTCAGCGACGCCGCCATCCAGCGGTGGTGGATGAGCCACGTCCGGAACGGCGAGCGGACGAAGTTGGTCACGGAGGGCCGGGCACTCGCTGACCTCGGGTTCGCCGAGGTCCCGATGCCGCTTCCCGAGCAACACGAGACGTTCAAGACCGACATGCTCTCGGGCGTGCGGAAGGGAAGCGAGGAGATTTCGCTCCGGGGGAAGCGAGTCGCCAAACTCCACGGCGTGCGCGCCGAGTGGGGCGACCCGACGATGCGCCGGACGCCGATAGCAATCGACGGGAAGATGACGAACAAGCGCAAGCAGGACCTGACCGTGAAGAAACTCGGCTACAGAATCGAGGCCAACGACGTGGTGCTGGCCGACGACGAGACGACGGTCGGGACCACGATTCCGGGCAAGTCCACCCGGAAAATCGACGCCACGGCGGCGCTCGACAACCAGCGAATCGACGACTGGTGGACCAGCCATCTGACCAACGGCGAGGAGTCCGACCTCTCGGTCTCCTACTACGCCGTGATAGAGTACCGCGGGTCGCAGTTCACGGTCGAACTCGACTCGATGAGTTACGACAAGACCATCGAGACGAGCGCCTTCGGTAGCACGTAGGCGGACCGGCGACTCTCGGCTTTCCAGCGCGAGGCGCTACGTCACCCCGAAACGAAACGCTCCGATGGTCGGCGATTCGGTGGGATATTTCAGGCGCACAGTTCTGCGCGCCCGAAATCACGACTCACTCGCGCTGAGACGACCACGACGAGGAGTGAGCGACCGCGAGAGAATCGGCGCTAGTCGTCGGCGGGAATGGGGTCCTCGTCGGGTTCGCTGGCTCTGCTGGACGTTCGTGACCAGTCGCCGCGCCTGTGGCACCTGCTATCTCCCACTACGGGCCTGCGACAGCGGCGGGGTACGAATTTTCGACGTACTGCGACAGGTCGGGAGGACAAAAAGGCGCGGAGCGGTCGTTACTGGAGTCGTTCGAGCGCCGTGACCGCGGCCCGGACGACCAACAGCGGGAGCGCGAACGTCGCGCCGATGGCGAGGACCCACCCCGCGAGGAGGGTCGGAACCGTCAGCGGGACGAGTTGGGCCGCGGTGGCGAACGTCGCGCCGGTCAGCAGGGCCGAGACCACCAGCGCCAGCAGGGCGGCGACAGGGAGTGTGACGCGGGTGAGACCCGAGGCGATACGGCCGTGTTCGGCCCGAGTCGCGGGCGCGACCCGCCGAAGCGTGGTGTGGAATTTCATCGGTCTGTCCTCACCAGTAGATAGCGATGCCACCACCAAAAGCATAATCTGAATTATATTTTTGTAGCCGGGGTTACTGGAATGGGGTTCTGTAAATTGGGCTATCTTTTCGGCCCTTTGGGTATGGGGACATCTCTATGGTGCGTAAGCAATTATATATTTATTTTAGGAAATTGTTTCTGTTTCTTCAAACTCACTCTCGCGGGTTTCGGTCCGGGCCGGGATACTCGCCGTCTTCGACCGCCACGTACAGCGATTCGGCGTCAAACAGGCCGACGAACCCGGCGGGCGTCTTGACGCTCAGGTTCATCCGGGACCCGAACGTCGCGCTGGCCTCGGCGCTCCGCAGGTCGTCGTCGTAGCTCAAAACGTGGGCGGCCTGCGACTGGTAGGCGCTGGCGAGCGCGGGGTGGTCGCCGGCGGGGTGTTCGACCGGGACGCGCAGGTCCTCGATTCGCTCGCGCCACTCCTCTGCGAGGCCCGCGTCCGCCACCTCCCGAATCACGGCCTCGGCGTCGTCGAGGAGGTGGTCGCTGGCGACCAGTTCGACCCACGAGTGGCTTCGAATCTGGTCCATCGCCTCGCGGGCCGGGTTTCCGTCGCCCACATCGCTCGCCCCGCCGAGGAGGTCCGCCACCAACACGTCCGCGTCGGCGACGATGCGGGCCGGGTTCGTCTCGGGCGTCTCAGGCATCGTCGGCCTCCGCCGAATCTCGTCGGTGGGCGTCCAGACGCTGGCGTATCGTCGCCACGTCGGTCTCGTACTCCTCGGCGCGCTCGAACAGGTCGGCCCAACTCATGGTCGGAGATGCGTCGCGGGCGAAGAAAAATGTGAACTCCTCGGCGTCGTCGTCTGGGTTTTTGGATATTGGTTAGACCCGTCGTGGAAATGGCGACAGAGGCCTCGAAAGTACTCATGCTCGAAACGACAGGCACAAACAGGACAGCAACCTCCTCGAAAGCCCTCGCGCGGTTCGCGGTCACGTGAGGGGTGGCGGCGCTCCGCGCTGTGACTGGCGAGCGGTGGAACCGCGAGCGAAGCGAACGTGATTTCGGAAGACGTGGGTTGTCTTCCGGCGGTCGCCCTTTCAGTCCGCCGAGGTGAGGGTGCCTGTGTCACCGAGCGAAGTGGATGGCTGGCG
This genomic window contains:
- a CDS encoding DUF7384 family protein, whose product is MPETPETNPARIVADADVLVADLLGGASDVGDGNPAREAMDQIRSHSWVELVASDHLLDDAEAVIREVADAGLAEEWRERIEDLRVPVEHPAGDHPALASAYQSQAAHVLSYDDDLRSAEASATFGSRMNLSVKTPAGFVGLFDAESLYVAVEDGEYPGPDRNPRE
- a CDS encoding potassium channel family protein: MRFVIVGAGRVGLRTARILHEEGHEVTVVEDDAGKAEHARSEGFMVIEGDGASEEILTQTDLGATDAVAGLTGDLNVNFAACMIGKHYDCRTVLRIDEDYRADIYHKFADDVDEVVYPERLGAAGAKTALLGGNFNVIADLTEELQLTTVIVPDESPVVGQQVSTVQLPDDARIYAHGRKRERMTIPLPNATVEGGDQLAVIADRGALSEVRKRLQG
- a CDS encoding ABC transporter ATP-binding protein — translated: MTLDVNVSATFTAEGADRFEVTADLSVADGETLVVLGPSGSGKSLLLETVAGFHDHEGRVALSGRDLTDEPPEDRGLGFVFQDYALFPHKTVRENVAFGGKYHDIRNPDDLLAEFGVADLATRYPPTLSGGESQRVALARALAVRPDAFLLDEPLSALDVPTRQTLREVLADVLADETAMYVTHNRTTARAIADRVAVIRDGKLVQVGTPEELFERPDSPFVARFTGANCLELADSALATPEGRLAFDAEDATHLAVRPEHVELDPETPDFSASVERVLREDGRCLLALDVAGQRLDAYAPSPPEGSQSGESVEIPVALPRNRVTLLSDT
- a CDS encoding LEA type 2 family protein gives rise to the protein MTGHGTRTANCGGDHQSSEETAGGDAMSLVGGTLGKIGAVLLAGFVVSAAGVGAAVSTGVVSLQPPAVESVENDWGEVTNDRTEIQTQIVVDNPNKVGVPGAASVTYDVTMNDVTMAEGSSGGLSLSPGRNEISLRTDIDNDEIPAWWATHINNGEETTLSVEPSAKVAFVSQGLPSYDRTFETDMLSAFDSESGQSVQAGNQTLLTVERTEASWGTATESETPLRFAGTVRNPNTAPLTFAKIGYEVSMNDVTVAEGTTNGSVEIPANATGTIEINSTLDNRKLDEWWVSHLNRGEQTDLNVSVFAVVERDGQNRRIPLSFLSKRVAFETDILGGGQATTRAVGSPGKGKGLGVTPPRVVSIDRDWTATDSGTEFSTTVVVDNPNSADSRLGNVSLDGTYRVALNGVALIQDSQQTTLTPGRNELTVSRGVSDAAIQRWWMSHVRNGERTKLVTEGRALADLGFAEVPMPLPEQHETFKTDMLSGVRKGSEEISLRGKRVAKLHGVRAEWGDPTMRRTPIAIDGKMTNKRKQDLTVKKLGYRIEANDVVLADDETTVGTTIPGKSTRKIDATAALDNQRIDDWWTSHLTNGEESDLSVSYYAVIEYRGSQFTVELDSMSYDKTIETSAFGST
- a CDS encoding DoxX family protein, with the translated sequence MATDTSNFRTEANVFESDLAGITVRGKAHDLSAWFVVALRLMMGYAFLHAGWTKITAAEPFDAGGYLTNVTAASPLSGLFHWMGQTGWFVEFVNLAVPWGELLIGMALLVGVVTRLAAFFGAFMMLLFYFGNWEVQHGLVNGDLAYMLVFLAVAAFGAGRLVGLDAIIEKYETGGEKLVERYPKLRYLLG
- a CDS encoding TOBE domain-containing protein, which codes for MDAGFEAHLRADGVEFDADDADLLRAVDREGSLNRAAEALGRSYSRAHQRLTALEDALGPLVARQRGGSGGGGSELTDEARDVLARFERLRTEFTGTAEVEESVLSGRVVSREGELATVETSAGQVRALAPEADTDAVQVAVRADAVTLHAPADAPAEEATSARNRFAGTISAIDSGEQVARVLVDVDADALLGALVTMSSVEKLDLREDSDVVASFKATATRASPRET
- a CDS encoding DUF7521 family protein, whose amino-acid sequence is MVHVTSTVVALKTITLVLGGLITYFAFKAYRRTGAPALRALALGFGTVTLGSLLAGVVDRLLDTAATSALVVESALTAVGFAIILYSLYAD
- a CDS encoding substrate-binding domain-containing protein, with translation MSEREQRSRRGILKATGALGVAGLTGLAGCTGGNTTDQSTTTESDETTTASGTTEQAEDATGTPTADSATIFHAGSLAPPFSAAEPEFEEKYGVDVSREAKGSVGSTKKITVQGRSADVLGVSDFRLIRDMIVPDYGSWYAVFATNAMSLQYREDSPGADEIGPDNWWEILSRDDVTIGHSDPAVDPGGYRAVMAMQLGKETFEGERLYDEQTFQKIRDNMTIPTGTETKLEGQLKSGKLDYALYYRSISSQSGLPYVDLQPHVDLSKLDQTHAEHYAKAKVEAGGTEYVGAPIAYGMTVPSVAEAPELGARWVEYMITEPGQQILQDKGLIPKKPAVVTKDGDVPERVAKHAEAKTSVGPLEL
- a CDS encoding ABC transporter permease, which translates into the protein MSTDTETSRESEPTSPKRATGSPGERLDGRIGIGTAVLAVVSVQLVAFAVAFAVGYPGAYAGFAVVSAGAIAAWRNRGAFGILSAALGTVLLVALGLPLLMLVARQRLGMVVEMAADPAVQQALYLSVYAPLLAALASVALGVPLALVLARGFPGQELVESLVDLPLVVPHSVAGLAILFGFGKGGAFGGVQFTIPVIDFTFKFTVLQTMLGMVLAMTFVSAPFAVNSAREAFESVPTRVEWAARTLGANRWETFKRVTGPLAWRGVLTGGVLAWARAVSEFGAVAIVAYSVEFFYLPEGESLSAQHAPVFIYNTYLSAGLEESGAVATLLLALSAVIFLLVRTAAYDDGGWP
- a CDS encoding winged helix-turn-helix domain-containing protein, whose product is MVRDPLGTEDPAELQSVLDALNDSDCRRIVRQLDEPMTASEISTECDIPTSTTYRKLERLTDASILTEQTAIRTDGHHTSEYALAFEEVTVFLDDHRQFEVSISRPTQSAEEQLAGLWAEVRKET
- a CDS encoding response regulator, which translates into the protein MSEPPTVLIVDDNRALADGFASVLSERYETLTAYTAEEARESLHEGIDAVLLDRRLPDAPGEELLGEIRDAEFDCRVAVISATPPSGSLDCDTYVTKPLSGVEAVRETVANLLGENASC
- a CDS encoding dihydrodipicolinate synthase family protein — encoded protein: MNGTGVPLLTPFDEDGGLDAEGLREMVEWVEEGGVDFIVPCGSNSEAELMSVEERARVVEIVAETAEVPVVAGTGHPGLSETLRQTELAEEAGADGALVVTPFYYGHDDEALEDYFREVADESDLPVYLYSVPAYTDVKLNPEVVGRLAEHDNIAGMKDSSGDIETFQRERRLTAEEDFDLLVGSGSVYAHALASGGDGGILGLANVAPGRASEIFDLHRMGKDGEARQLNAELVELNRAVTSKYGVPGAKAAMRYRGVSAGYARKPHREVGDEVREEIEALVGQMKP